One Cedecea neteri DNA segment encodes these proteins:
- the accB gene encoding acetyl-CoA carboxylase biotin carboxyl carrier protein produces MDIRKIKKLIELVEESGIAELEISEGEESVRISRSPANAGFPMMQQAYAAPMYQPQPQPGLAQAVAPAATPAMEAPAAAEVSGHIVRSPMVGTFYRTPSPDAKAFVEVGQKVNVGDTLCIVEAMKMMNQIESDKAGVVKAILIENGQPVEFDEPLVVIE; encoded by the coding sequence ATGGATATTCGTAAGATTAAAAAACTGATCGAGCTGGTTGAAGAATCAGGCATCGCTGAACTGGAAATTTCTGAAGGCGAAGAGTCTGTACGCATCAGCCGCTCCCCGGCAAACGCTGGTTTCCCAATGATGCAACAGGCTTACGCTGCACCAATGTACCAGCCGCAGCCACAGCCGGGTCTGGCTCAGGCCGTTGCACCAGCCGCAACCCCAGCAATGGAAGCCCCTGCAGCTGCTGAAGTCAGTGGTCACATCGTACGTTCCCCAATGGTCGGTACCTTCTACCGTACCCCTAGCCCGGACGCCAAAGCGTTTGTGGAAGTGGGCCAGAAAGTTAACGTTGGCGACACTCTGTGCATCGTTGAAGCAATGAAAATGATGAACCAGATCGAATCAGATAAAGCCGGTGTGGTAAAAGCAATTCTGATTGAGAATGGTCAGCCGGTAGAATTTGACGAGCCGCTGGTCGTCATCGAGTAA
- a CDS encoding YhdT family protein, whose translation MDNRFVQAHKEARWALWLTLLYLVAWLVAAYLPDNTQGITGLPHWFEMACLLVPLLFILLCWLMVKYLFRDIPLGDDHAK comes from the coding sequence ATGGACAACCGTTTTGTTCAGGCCCATAAAGAAGCGCGCTGGGCGCTCTGGCTGACCTTGCTCTATCTTGTCGCATGGTTAGTGGCTGCTTACTTACCTGACAATACGCAGGGGATCACCGGCTTGCCGCACTGGTTCGAGATGGCCTGTCTGCTGGTACCGCTGCTGTTTATCCTGCTTTGCTGGCTGATGGTGAAATACTTATTCCGCGACATTCCTCTGGGGGATGATCATGCAAAATGA
- the msrQ gene encoding protein-methionine-sulfoxide reductase heme-binding subunit MsrQ translates to MRLTVKQITWLKVGLHLAAFLPFVWLFYAASQGLFSADPAKDIQHFTGRMALKLLLATLLVTPLARYAKQPLLIRTRRLLGVWCFVWATLHLTSYSLLELGISNLGLLGQELVSRPYLTLGIICWIILLALAVTSTQRAQRFLGARWQKLHNFVYLVAILAPIHFLWSVKILSPQPLLYALGAIILLALRYKKFRQWWR, encoded by the coding sequence GTGCGCCTGACGGTAAAACAGATTACCTGGCTGAAAGTGGGGCTTCATCTGGCCGCTTTTCTGCCCTTCGTCTGGCTGTTTTATGCGGCAAGCCAGGGACTTTTCAGCGCCGATCCGGCAAAAGACATTCAGCATTTTACCGGCAGAATGGCGCTCAAACTGCTGCTGGCGACGTTACTTGTCACGCCTCTCGCGCGTTACGCTAAACAACCGCTCTTGATTCGCACCCGCCGCCTGCTGGGGGTATGGTGCTTCGTCTGGGCAACGCTGCACCTCACCAGCTATTCCCTGCTGGAACTTGGGATCAGCAATCTTGGCCTGCTTGGCCAGGAGTTAGTGAGTCGCCCTTATCTGACGCTGGGCATCATTTGCTGGATTATCCTGCTGGCATTGGCCGTAACGTCTACCCAGCGAGCACAGCGTTTTTTGGGGGCTCGCTGGCAGAAACTGCATAACTTCGTCTATCTGGTCGCGATCCTCGCGCCAATTCATTTCCTCTGGTCGGTTAAGATTTTGTCCCCTCAACCCTTGCTTTATGCTCTGGGCGCTATCATTCTTCTTGCACTTCGCTACAAGAAGTTTCGCCAGTGGTGGCGCTAA
- the fis gene encoding DNA-binding transcriptional regulator Fis translates to MFEQRVNSDVLTVSTVNSQDQVTQKPLRDSVKQALKNYFAQLNGQDVNDLYELVLAEVEQPLLDMVMQYTRGNQTRAALMMGINRGTLRKKLKKYGMN, encoded by the coding sequence ATGTTCGAACAACGCGTAAATTCTGACGTACTGACCGTTTCTACCGTTAACTCTCAGGATCAGGTAACCCAAAAACCCCTGCGTGATTCCGTGAAACAGGCACTGAAGAACTATTTTGCTCAACTGAACGGTCAGGATGTGAATGACCTGTATGAGCTGGTACTGGCTGAAGTAGAGCAGCCATTGTTGGACATGGTGATGCAATACACCCGTGGCAACCAAACCCGCGCTGCCCTGATGATGGGCATCAACCGCGGTACGCTGCGTAAGAAACTGAAAAAATACGGCATGAACTGA
- the accC gene encoding acetyl-CoA carboxylase biotin carboxylase subunit encodes MLDKIVIANRGEIALRILRACKELGIKTVAVHSSADRDLKHVLLADETVCIGPAPSVKSYLNIPAIISAAEITGAVAIHPGYGFLSENANFAEQVERSGFIFIGPKAETIRLMGDKVSAITAMKKAGVPTVPGSDGPLDGDMDKNRAHAKRIGYPVIIKASGGGGGRGMRVVRSDAELEQSINMTRAEAKAAFNNDMVYMEKYLENPRHIEIQVLADGQGHAIYLAERDCSMQRRHQKVVEEAPAPGITPELRKFIGDRCAKACIDINYRGAGTFEFLFENGEFYFIEMNTRIQVEHPVTEMITGVDLIKEQLRIAAGQPLSIKQEDVHVTGHAVECRINAEDPNTFLPSPGKITRFHAPGGFGVRWESHIYAGYTVPPYYDSMIGKLICYGETREVAIARMKNALAELIIDGIKTNIDLQTKIMNDENFQHGGTNIHYLEKKLGLQH; translated from the coding sequence ATGCTGGATAAAATTGTCATCGCCAACCGCGGCGAGATTGCACTGCGTATTCTTCGTGCCTGTAAAGAACTGGGCATCAAGACTGTCGCCGTGCACTCAAGCGCGGACCGCGATCTGAAACACGTATTACTGGCGGATGAAACGGTCTGTATCGGCCCGGCTCCGTCCGTAAAAAGCTACCTGAACATCCCGGCAATCATCTCTGCGGCGGAAATTACCGGCGCGGTCGCGATTCACCCGGGTTACGGCTTCCTGTCTGAAAACGCCAACTTTGCCGAGCAGGTTGAGCGCTCCGGCTTTATCTTCATCGGCCCGAAAGCTGAAACTATCCGCCTGATGGGCGACAAAGTTTCCGCGATCACCGCGATGAAAAAAGCGGGCGTACCGACGGTACCAGGCTCTGACGGCCCACTGGACGGCGACATGGATAAAAACCGTGCCCATGCAAAACGCATCGGCTACCCGGTAATTATCAAAGCCTCCGGCGGCGGCGGCGGTCGCGGTATGCGCGTAGTGCGCAGCGACGCGGAACTCGAGCAATCCATCAACATGACGCGTGCGGAAGCCAAAGCGGCTTTCAACAACGACATGGTTTACATGGAGAAATACCTCGAGAACCCACGCCATATCGAGATTCAGGTTCTGGCCGACGGCCAGGGGCACGCTATCTATCTGGCTGAACGTGACTGCTCCATGCAGCGCCGCCACCAGAAAGTCGTTGAAGAAGCACCAGCCCCGGGCATCACGCCTGAGCTGCGTAAATTCATCGGCGACCGCTGCGCCAAAGCCTGTATCGACATTAACTATCGCGGCGCAGGTACTTTTGAGTTCCTGTTCGAAAACGGCGAGTTCTATTTCATCGAGATGAACACCCGTATTCAGGTAGAACACCCGGTTACCGAAATGATCACCGGTGTTGACCTGATCAAAGAGCAGCTGCGTATCGCAGCCGGTCAGCCGCTGTCCATCAAACAGGAAGACGTTCACGTTACCGGCCACGCGGTGGAATGCCGTATCAACGCCGAAGACCCGAACACCTTCCTGCCAAGCCCGGGCAAAATCACGCGCTTCCACGCGCCTGGTGGTTTTGGCGTGCGTTGGGAATCGCATATCTACGCCGGTTACACTGTACCGCCGTACTACGATTCAATGATTGGGAAGCTCATCTGCTACGGCGAAACGCGTGAAGTGGCTATTGCCCGCATGAAAAACGCCCTGGCAGAACTGATCATCGATGGCATCAAAACCAACATCGATCTGCAGACCAAAATCATGAACGACGAAAACTTCCAGCACGGTGGAACAAACATCCACTACCTGGAGAAGAAACTCGGTCTTCAGCACTAA
- the dusB gene encoding tRNA dihydrouridine synthase DusB, producing the protein MRIGHHQLRNRLIAAPMAGITDRPFRTLCYEMGAGLTVSEMMSSNPEVWASDKSRLRMVHVDEPGIRTVQIAGSVPEEMAEAARINVANGAQIIDINMGCPAKKVNRKLAGSALLQYPSLVKDIVTTVVKAVDVPVTLKIRTGWEPAHRNCVEIAQLAEDCGIQALTIHGRTRACLFQGDAEYDSIRAVKQKVSIPIIANGDITDPLKARAVLDYTGADALMIGRAAQGRPWIFREIQHYLDTGELLPPLPLAEVKRLLCSHVRELHSFYGHVKGYRIARKHVSWYLQEHAPNDQFRRTFNAIEDASEQLEALEAYFENFA; encoded by the coding sequence ATGCGCATCGGACACCACCAGCTCAGAAATCGCCTGATCGCAGCACCTATGGCTGGCATCACTGACAGACCATTCAGGACGCTGTGCTACGAGATGGGAGCCGGGTTAACCGTTTCCGAGATGATGTCCTCTAACCCGGAAGTTTGGGCGAGCGACAAATCCCGTTTACGCATGGTTCATGTGGATGAACCGGGTATTCGCACCGTGCAAATTGCCGGCAGCGTACCGGAAGAGATGGCAGAAGCCGCGCGAATTAACGTGGCTAATGGCGCCCAGATTATTGATATCAATATGGGTTGTCCGGCAAAAAAGGTGAATCGTAAGCTCGCAGGTTCAGCCCTTCTGCAGTACCCGAGTCTGGTAAAGGACATCGTGACGACGGTAGTGAAAGCAGTGGATGTTCCTGTGACGTTGAAAATTCGTACCGGCTGGGAGCCCGCGCACCGTAACTGTGTAGAGATTGCCCAACTGGCTGAAGACTGTGGGATTCAGGCTCTGACAATTCATGGACGCACACGCGCCTGTTTATTCCAGGGCGATGCTGAATACGACAGCATTCGGGCAGTTAAGCAGAAAGTTTCCATTCCGATTATCGCGAATGGTGACATTACTGACCCGCTTAAAGCCAGAGCTGTACTTGACTATACGGGGGCTGATGCCCTGATGATAGGCCGTGCGGCTCAGGGAAGACCCTGGATCTTTCGGGAAATCCAGCATTATCTGGACACTGGAGAGCTGCTGCCCCCCTTGCCTCTGGCAGAGGTAAAGCGCTTACTTTGCTCGCACGTTCGGGAACTGCATAGCTTTTATGGCCATGTAAAAGGTTACCGAATTGCGCGTAAACACGTCTCCTGGTATCTCCAGGAGCACGCTCCAAATGACCAGTTTCGGCGCACATTCAACGCCATTGAGGATGCCAGCGAACAGCTGGAGGCGTTGGAGGCATACTTCGAAAATTTTGCGTAA
- the prmA gene encoding 50S ribosomal protein L11 methyltransferase — MPWIQLKINTTGGNAESLGDALIESGAVSVTFQDTHDTPVFEPLPGETRLWGDTDVIGLYDAETDMVEVVAILENCPLLGQGFHYKVEQLEDKDWEREWMDNFHPMRFGNRLWICPSWRDVPDETAVNVMLDPGLAFGTGTHPTTSLCLEWLDGLDLADKTVIDFGCGSGILAIAALKLGAAKAIGIDIDPQAIQASRDNAERNGVSDRLELYLPKDQPEVMSADVVVANILAGPLRELAPLISVLPVEGGFLGLSGVLASQAEGVCEAYADKFTLDPVAEKEEWCRITGRKHG; from the coding sequence ATGCCATGGATCCAACTGAAAATTAACACCACCGGCGGCAACGCTGAAAGCTTAGGCGATGCGCTGATTGAAAGCGGGGCGGTTTCCGTCACCTTCCAGGACACCCACGACACACCGGTCTTTGAACCGCTGCCGGGTGAAACTCGCCTTTGGGGCGATACCGACGTTATCGGCCTGTATGACGCGGAAACAGACATGGTAGAAGTGGTCGCTATCCTTGAGAACTGCCCTTTGTTAGGCCAGGGCTTCCACTACAAAGTGGAACAGCTGGAAGACAAAGACTGGGAGCGCGAATGGATGGATAACTTCCACCCAATGCGCTTCGGCAACCGCCTGTGGATCTGCCCAAGCTGGCGCGATGTGCCGGATGAAACTGCCGTGAACGTGATGCTCGACCCGGGCTTGGCATTTGGCACCGGTACCCACCCAACCACCTCGCTGTGCCTCGAATGGCTCGACGGCCTGGATCTGGCAGACAAAACCGTGATCGACTTCGGCTGCGGCTCCGGGATCCTGGCAATTGCGGCCCTCAAACTGGGAGCCGCAAAAGCTATCGGCATCGATATCGATCCGCAGGCGATTCAGGCGAGCCGCGATAACGCCGAACGTAACGGTGTTTCCGACCGACTCGAGCTTTACCTGCCGAAAGACCAGCCAGAAGTCATGAGCGCCGATGTGGTGGTCGCTAACATCCTGGCTGGCCCTCTGCGTGAGCTAGCGCCGCTAATCAGCGTGCTGCCGGTTGAGGGCGGTTTCCTTGGCCTTTCCGGCGTTCTGGCAAGCCAGGCCGAAGGCGTTTGCGAAGCTTATGCCGATAAATTCACGCTTGATCCGGTTGCGGAAAAAGAAGAGTGGTGCCGTATCACCGGCCGCAAGCACGGCTGA
- the aroQ gene encoding type II 3-dehydroquinate dehydratase: MSGEFHILLLNGPNLNMLGTREPDKYGHQTLAEIVNTLEAEATSLGVTLSHLQSNAEYALIDRIHQAKDTVDFILINPAAFTHTSVALRDALLAVDIPFIEIHLSNVHAREPFRHHSYLSDKAVGVICGLGADGYSYALQTAVKRLSKSI, from the coding sequence ATGTCGGGTGAATTTCACATTTTGCTTTTGAATGGCCCTAATCTGAACATGCTGGGCACCCGGGAGCCGGATAAGTACGGCCACCAGACGTTAGCAGAAATTGTTAACACGCTTGAGGCAGAAGCAACAAGCCTTGGCGTGACGCTCAGCCACCTGCAATCTAACGCCGAATATGCGTTGATTGACCGAATTCATCAGGCCAAAGACACTGTCGACTTTATCCTGATTAATCCGGCCGCGTTCACGCATACCAGCGTCGCGCTGCGCGATGCGTTACTGGCGGTGGATATCCCGTTTATCGAGATTCACCTCAGCAATGTGCACGCGCGTGAACCGTTCCGCCATCATTCCTATCTATCAGATAAGGCCGTCGGCGTGATCTGCGGATTAGGCGCTGACGGCTATTCATATGCTTTACAGACGGCGGTAAAACGCCTGTCAAAATCCATCTAA
- the panF gene encoding sodium/pantothenate symporter: protein MQNEVIAVLVIYLIAVFGLSVYAMRQRTSGTFLSEYFLGSRSMGGFVLAMTLTTTYISASSFIGGPGAAYKFGLGWVLLAMIQIPTIWLSLGILGKKFAILARRYNAITLNDMLQARYQNRAVVWIASISLLVAFVGAIAVQFIGGARLLETAAGIKYETGLLIFGITIALYTSFGGFRASVLNDTMQGMVMLIGTIVLLVGVVHAAGGLGNAVQTLEHIDPKLVSPQGAGDILTPTFMASFWVLVCFGVIGLPHTAVRCISYKDSKAVHRGIIIGTIVVAILMLGMHLAGALGRAVLPGLTVPDLVIPTLMMKVLPPWAAGLFLAAPMAAIMSNVNAHLLQASATIVKDLWLSASPAKIHQERRLKRISTTTTLVLGILMMLAAWRPPEMIIWLNLLAFGGLEAVFLWPLVLGLYWEKANAAGALSGMIVGGVLYAALASFGLQLLGFHPIVPSLLFSLLAFLIGNRFGRAVPEPLLVSTTDK from the coding sequence ATGCAAAATGAAGTGATTGCCGTGCTGGTTATCTACCTGATCGCGGTCTTTGGCCTTTCCGTTTACGCCATGCGCCAACGCACCTCCGGCACCTTTCTGAGTGAATATTTCCTCGGCAGCCGTTCGATGGGCGGCTTCGTGCTGGCCATGACGCTGACCACCACCTACATCAGCGCCAGTTCGTTTATAGGCGGCCCGGGCGCCGCCTATAAGTTCGGCCTGGGCTGGGTGTTGTTGGCCATGATTCAGATCCCGACGATCTGGCTTTCGCTGGGGATCCTTGGGAAAAAATTTGCTATCCTGGCGCGCCGCTATAACGCCATCACGTTGAATGACATGCTCCAGGCTCGCTACCAGAATCGGGCCGTCGTCTGGATTGCCAGTATCAGCCTGCTGGTTGCGTTTGTCGGTGCGATTGCCGTCCAGTTCATCGGTGGCGCTCGGCTGCTGGAAACCGCCGCAGGTATAAAGTATGAAACTGGCCTGCTGATTTTCGGGATCACTATCGCGCTCTATACTTCTTTCGGCGGCTTCCGCGCCAGCGTACTCAACGACACCATGCAGGGCATGGTGATGCTGATAGGCACCATCGTGCTGCTGGTCGGCGTAGTTCATGCCGCAGGCGGGCTGGGCAACGCGGTACAAACGTTAGAACATATCGACCCGAAACTGGTCAGCCCTCAGGGTGCGGGCGATATTCTGACACCAACGTTTATGGCCTCCTTCTGGGTACTGGTCTGTTTTGGTGTGATCGGCCTGCCCCACACGGCGGTACGCTGCATCTCTTATAAAGACAGTAAAGCCGTCCACCGAGGCATTATCATCGGCACCATTGTGGTCGCGATTCTGATGTTAGGCATGCACCTTGCTGGCGCGCTAGGTAGAGCAGTTCTCCCGGGCCTGACGGTGCCGGATCTGGTGATCCCTACGCTGATGATGAAGGTTCTGCCACCGTGGGCCGCTGGGTTATTCCTGGCCGCGCCAATGGCCGCCATTATGTCCAACGTTAACGCACACTTGCTGCAGGCCTCCGCGACAATCGTGAAAGACCTGTGGCTTAGCGCAAGTCCGGCTAAAATTCATCAGGAGCGCCGCCTGAAGCGCATTTCGACCACCACTACGCTGGTGTTGGGCATTCTGATGATGCTGGCCGCCTGGCGACCGCCAGAGATGATTATCTGGCTAAATCTGCTGGCCTTCGGAGGCCTGGAGGCCGTTTTCCTGTGGCCACTGGTGCTGGGCCTCTATTGGGAGAAAGCGAACGCGGCAGGCGCGCTGAGCGGCATGATTGTCGGCGGCGTGCTGTACGCGGCGCTCGCCAGTTTCGGCCTGCAGCTCCTGGGCTTCCACCCGATTGTGCCTTCGCTCCTGTTCAGCTTGCTGGCGTTCCTGATCGGTAACCGTTTTGGTCGTGCCGTCCCGGAGCCCCTTCTTGTTTCCACTACTGATAAATAA
- the msrP gene encoding protein-methionine-sulfoxide reductase catalytic subunit MsrP encodes MKKVTRLTEADVTPESVFMMKRRQVLKALGISAAALSLPQTANADILSWFKGNDRPPAPAGKPLTFTKPEEYQAKLALTPEDRVTGYNNFYEFGLDKADPAANAGGLKTDPWQIKISGEVAKPMTLDHDDLYKRFPLEERIYRMRCVEAWSMAVPWIGFPLNKLLALVEPTSNAKYVAFETLYDPEQMPGQKDRFIGGGLQYPYVEGLRLDEAMHPLTLLTVGVYGKALPPQNGAPIRLTVPWKYGFKGIKSIVSIKLVRELPPTTWNLAAPNEYGFYANVNPHVDHPRWSQASERFIGSGGVLDVKRQPTLLFNGYADQVASLYRGLNLKENF; translated from the coding sequence ATGAAAAAGGTCACCCGGCTCACCGAAGCCGACGTTACGCCAGAATCCGTGTTTATGATGAAACGCCGCCAGGTACTGAAGGCTCTGGGCATCAGCGCGGCTGCGCTGTCACTCCCTCAGACCGCCAACGCCGATATTCTTTCCTGGTTCAAAGGTAACGATCGCCCACCGGCTCCTGCTGGCAAACCGCTGACGTTCACTAAGCCAGAAGAGTACCAGGCCAAACTGGCTCTGACCCCGGAAGACAGAGTCACGGGCTACAACAACTTCTATGAGTTTGGTCTGGATAAAGCCGATCCTGCCGCTAACGCCGGTGGGCTAAAAACCGACCCCTGGCAGATTAAAATCAGCGGCGAAGTGGCTAAACCCATGACGCTCGATCACGATGACCTGTATAAGCGTTTCCCGCTGGAAGAGCGCATTTATCGCATGCGCTGCGTCGAGGCATGGTCGATGGCCGTACCGTGGATTGGCTTCCCGCTCAATAAGCTGCTCGCCCTGGTTGAACCCACCAGCAATGCAAAATACGTTGCCTTTGAAACACTTTATGACCCGGAGCAGATGCCGGGCCAGAAGGACCGATTCATCGGTGGTGGCCTTCAATATCCTTATGTCGAAGGATTGCGGCTGGATGAAGCGATGCATCCACTCACACTGTTAACCGTGGGCGTTTATGGTAAAGCTTTGCCGCCGCAAAACGGCGCGCCGATTCGCCTCACGGTGCCGTGGAAATATGGCTTTAAAGGCATTAAATCTATCGTCAGCATCAAGCTGGTGCGCGAACTGCCGCCTACGACATGGAACCTTGCCGCGCCTAATGAATATGGTTTCTACGCCAACGTAAACCCGCACGTTGATCACCCTCGCTGGTCGCAGGCTTCAGAGCGCTTTATTGGCTCGGGCGGCGTACTGGACGTTAAGCGCCAGCCTACTTTGCTGTTTAATGGCTACGCAGACCAGGTTGCCTCGCTGTATCGCGGCCTGAATTTGAAGGAGAACTTCTGA
- a CDS encoding amino acid ABC transporter substrate-binding protein codes for MKKMMIATLVATGTLFAMVNQAHAGTTLDAVKKKGFVQCGISDGLPGFSYADGSGKFTGIDVDVCRGVAAAVFGDASKVKYTPLTAKERFTALQSGEVDILSRNTTWTSSRDAGMGMVFTGVTYYDGIGFLTHNKAGLKSAKELDGATVCIQAGTDTELNVADYFKANKMKYTPVTFDRSDESAKALESGRCDTLASDQSQLYALRIKLSNPAEWLVLPEVISKEPLGPVVRRGDDDWFSIVRWTLFAMLNAEEMGINSKNVDQMAANPTTPDMAHLLGKEGDFGKDLKLDNKWAYNIVKQVGNYAEIFESNVGAQSPLKIKRGQNNLWNNGGIQYAPPVR; via the coding sequence ATGAAGAAGATGATGATCGCCACTCTGGTTGCTACCGGCACGCTGTTTGCGATGGTTAATCAGGCTCACGCAGGCACTACACTGGACGCCGTCAAAAAGAAGGGCTTCGTGCAATGTGGGATCAGCGATGGTCTGCCGGGCTTTTCTTACGCTGACGGCAGCGGCAAGTTTACCGGTATCGACGTGGATGTTTGCCGTGGTGTTGCAGCGGCTGTCTTCGGCGATGCTTCCAAAGTCAAATACACTCCGCTGACCGCAAAAGAGCGCTTCACGGCGCTGCAGTCCGGCGAGGTAGATATCCTTTCCCGTAACACCACCTGGACTTCCTCCCGCGATGCGGGCATGGGGATGGTGTTCACCGGCGTGACTTATTACGACGGCATCGGCTTCCTTACCCACAATAAAGCGGGCCTGAAAAGCGCTAAAGAGCTCGACGGTGCCACAGTTTGTATTCAGGCAGGGACCGACACCGAGCTGAACGTCGCCGACTACTTCAAAGCCAACAAGATGAAGTACACGCCGGTCACCTTTGACCGCTCAGATGAATCAGCCAAAGCGCTGGAGTCTGGACGCTGCGATACCCTGGCCTCAGATCAGTCTCAGCTCTACGCCCTGCGCATCAAGCTTAGCAACCCGGCCGAGTGGCTCGTGCTGCCAGAAGTCATCTCTAAAGAACCCCTGGGGCCTGTTGTACGCCGTGGGGACGATGACTGGTTCTCCATAGTGCGCTGGACGCTGTTCGCCATGCTGAATGCTGAAGAGATGGGCATTAACTCTAAAAACGTCGACCAGATGGCTGCCAACCCAACCACGCCGGATATGGCGCACCTGTTAGGGAAAGAAGGTGATTTCGGCAAAGACTTGAAGCTGGATAACAAGTGGGCCTACAACATCGTTAAGCAGGTCGGCAACTACGCTGAGATTTTCGAGAGCAACGTCGGCGCCCAAAGCCCGCTGAAAATCAAACGCGGCCAGAATAACCTGTGGAACAACGGCGGGATCCAGTACGCCCCACCAGTTCGCTAA
- a CDS encoding MDR family oxidoreductase encodes MQALILEQSEGQTLATVKTLDHDALPEGNVTVEIDYSSLNYKDALAITGKGKIIRNFPMVPGIDFAGKVLTSEDDRFQPGQAVLLTGWGVGESHWGGLAEAARVKGDWLVAMPEGLDARKAMIIGTAGFTAMLCVMALEDAGVTPDSGEIVVTGASGGVGSTAISLLHKLGYKVAAVSGRESTHDYLRSLGADRILGRDEFAETRPLEKQLWAGAIDTVGDKVLAKVLAQMNYGGCVAACGLAGGFALPTTVMPFILRNVRLQGVDSVMTPPERRAAAWARLVKDLPDDFYQQATTEIGLAEAPKYASDIINNAAQGRTLVKVR; translated from the coding sequence ATGCAGGCATTAATCCTGGAACAGTCCGAAGGCCAAACCCTGGCCACGGTAAAAACACTCGACCACGACGCGCTGCCAGAAGGCAACGTCACCGTGGAGATTGATTACTCCAGCCTGAATTACAAAGACGCCCTGGCCATCACCGGCAAAGGCAAAATTATCCGTAATTTTCCGATGGTGCCGGGCATCGACTTTGCGGGCAAAGTGCTCACCAGTGAAGACGATCGATTTCAGCCAGGCCAGGCGGTGCTGCTCACCGGCTGGGGCGTCGGAGAAAGCCATTGGGGCGGCCTGGCCGAAGCCGCGAGGGTGAAAGGTGACTGGCTGGTTGCCATGCCCGAAGGTTTAGACGCACGCAAGGCGATGATTATCGGCACGGCCGGCTTTACCGCGATGCTCTGCGTGATGGCGCTTGAAGATGCAGGCGTGACGCCAGATAGCGGGGAAATCGTGGTGACCGGCGCAAGCGGCGGCGTGGGCAGCACGGCCATTTCGCTGCTGCACAAACTGGGCTATAAAGTGGCCGCCGTATCCGGTCGCGAAAGTACGCATGATTACCTTCGCAGCCTCGGTGCTGACCGCATTCTTGGCCGCGATGAGTTCGCCGAAACCCGCCCGCTGGAAAAACAGCTCTGGGCCGGTGCCATTGATACCGTAGGCGATAAAGTGCTGGCGAAAGTTCTGGCGCAAATGAACTATGGCGGCTGCGTGGCGGCCTGTGGCTTAGCCGGTGGCTTCGCGCTGCCAACCACCGTGATGCCATTTATTCTGCGCAACGTCCGTCTGCAGGGTGTGGATTCAGTGATGACGCCACCGGAGCGTCGCGCCGCCGCCTGGGCACGTCTGGTAAAAGACTTACCGGACGATTTCTACCAGCAAGCGACCACCGAAATCGGTCTGGCAGAAGCGCCAAAGTACGCCAGCGACATCATTAATAATGCCGCTCAGGGCAGAACCCTGGTAAAAGTGCGTTAA